CGACACCCTGCTCGACCTGCTTGCGCGCGTGCTCGACGCTGCCCGCGAGCGCGCCCACGAGGACGCCCTTCGCGTGCGCACGCTCGACGACGTAGGCGGGCGGCGGACCGAGCGCGTTGACGAGCAGCTTCACGTTCGGGTGCGCGAGCGAGACGTCGACCTGGCCGGGCCCCTCTTCGTCGACGCCGAGACCGGCCGCCTTCGTCTTGCGCGCGCCGCTGCCCTCCGGGAGCGGCGGCACGCCGTGCTCGGCGAGCACCGCGTTCGCGAACTGCCAGTGCTCTTCCGGGATCATCGCGCGCAGGCTCGCGGCGCTCGCCTGCTCGCCGCCGCCCTTGCCGACGTAGCTCGCGGGCATCGCGAAGTCGACGCCGTAGGGGCGGCCGTCGACGTGGTCGTCGATCCACGCGAGCTCGATCTCGAGCTGCTCGGGCTCGAAGGCGAGCGCGCCGAGCACGCCGAAGCCGCCCGCGTTCGCGACGGCGGCGACGACGTCGCGGCAGTGGGAGAACGCGAAGATCGGGAACTCGATGCCGAGCTGGTCGCAGATGGGCGTGCGCATCGCGGGGCCTCCGTCGCGCGGCGCGGTTCGCGGCGCGGGCGCGCATCATCGCACGAAGGGGCGATCAGGTGCCGCTTCGGCCTGCGGCCTCGCCGAGCAGGTGCACGGCCGACGTCTTGACGACCGCGACGAGCGCGAGCCCGGGCGCGAGCCCGAGCTCTTCCGCCGCGCCGGGAGTCACGCGCGCGAGCACGCGCGTCGCCCCGACGCGCAGCGCGACGAGCACGTCGCGCCCGAGCGGCTCCACCGTCTCCGCCTCGCACGCGAGCGCGTTGCGCCCCGACGTGCCGCGCGGCGCCTCGAGGCACAGCAGCACGTCTTCCGCGTAGAAGCCGACGTCGACGGGCGCACCGGGGAGCGCGTCGCAGAGGGGCGCCGCGAGCGCCATCCCGTGGCCGAGGTCGAGCAGCGTCGTGCCGGCGCGCGCATCGCTGCGCAGCGCGGTGAGCCGCAGCAGGTTGTCGACGCCCGCGAGGCTCGCGACGCCGAGCGCGCGCGGGCGGCGCAGCACGTCGACGGGCGTGCCGTGCGCGGCGACGCGCCCGCCGGCGAGCACGACGCAGTCGTCGGCGAGGGCGAGCAGCTCGGGCGCGCGGTGCGTGACGAAGACCATCGCCGTGCCGAGCTGCCGCTTCAGCTGCAGCAGCAGCCCGAGCACGTCGCGCGCGAGCTCGGCGTCGAGCGCACTCGTCGGCTCGTCGAGCAGCAGCAGCTCGGGCGCGGCGAGCAGCGCGCGCGCGAGCGCGACGCGCTGGCGCTCGCCGCCCGAGAGGCTCGCGACGCCGCGGTCGAGGAGCGGCGCGATGCGCAGCACGTCGAGCGTGCGCTGGCCCTCCTCGCTCGCGAGCCGCGCGCGCGCGCCGGGTGCGAAGGCGAGGTTCGCGCGCACGCCGAGGTGCGGGAAGAGGAGCGCGTCCTGGTCGACGAGCGCGAAGCGCCGCCGCTCGGGCGGCGTCCACGCGCCGCCGGGAACGCGCGCGACCTCGCGTCCGCGCACCGCGATGCGCGCGGCGTCCGGACGCAGGAGCCCCGCGATCGCGTGGAGGAGCGTCGTCTTGCCGCTGCCCGACGCGCCGAACACGCCGAGCACCGGGCCGCGCGTCGCGATCTCGACGTCGAGCGCGAAGCCGCGGAAGCGGTGGCGGAGCGCGAGCTCGAGCATCACGGGCGATGCGCCCGCGCCGAGAGCCAGAACGAGCCGAGCAGCGCGACGAGCGAGAGCGCGACGCTCGCCGCGACGAGCGCGAGCGCGGCCGGCTCGCCGTCGCGCACGTTGAGCAGCGTGTAGACGGCGACCGGAATCGTGCGCGTCTCGCCCGCGACGTTGCCCGCGAGCACGATCGTGGCGCCGAACTCGCCGAGTGCGCGCGCGAACGCGAGCACGGCGCCGGACGCGACGCCCGGAAGCGCGAGCGGCAGCGTCACGCGCGCGAAGGTGTCGATGCGGCCGCGGCCGAGCGTGCGCGACGCCTGCTCGAGGCGCGCGTCGACGCCCGCGATCGCGAGCCGGATCGCCTCGACGAGGAGCGGAAAGCCGACGACCGCCGCCGCGACGACGCAGGCGCCCGTCGTGTAGGCGACGTGCTCGCCCGTGAGCGCGTGCCACGCGCGCCCGAGCGGGCGGCTGCGCCCGAGCGCGAAGAGCAGCAGGTAGCCCGTCACGACCGGCGGCAGCACGAGTGGCAGCATCACGACGCCCTGCACGAGCGGGCGCAGCGGGTGGCGCCAGCGCGCGAGCAGCCAGCCCGTGAGGACGCCGGGGACGAGGCTCGCCGCGACCGCGAGCACCGCCACGCGGATCGACAGCGCGACGACCTCGCGCTCCGCCTCGCCGAACGCGATCACGGGAGCGCGAAGCCCGCGGCGGCGAGGCGCGCGCGCACCGCTGCGCTGCGAAGGTGGTCGAGGAAGCGGCGCGCCTCCGCGGGAGCGCGCGCGCCGCGCAGCGCGGCGGCCAGGTACTCGATCGGAGGGTGCGTCGCCGGATCGAACGCGAACACGACGTCGACGTCCGCGACGCGCGCGTCCGTCGCGTACACGAAGCCCGCGTCGACTTCCCCCGCCTCGACCGCGTACAGCACCGCGCGCACGTCGCGCTGGCCGACGAGGCGTCCGCGCAGCGCTTCGTCGGCCCCGCTGCTCGCGAGCGCCGCGCGCGCGTACTCGCCGGCGGGCACGCCTTCGTCGGCGATCGCGATGCGCGCATCGTCGTCGAGCGCGCCCGCGAGCGCGCGCGGCCCCGTGACGCCCGCGCCGGCGAGCGCCTCGCCGCGGCCCCGCGGCGCGATGCACACGAGCCGGTTGCGCGCGACGACGACGGGCTCGCCCGCGAGAGCGCCCGCGTCGCGCAGGAAGTCCATCCACGCACGGCTCGCCGAGAGGAAGACGTCGCCCGGTGCGCCGTCGCGCACCTGCCGCGCGAGCGCGCTCGACGCGCCGAAGCTCGCCTCGACGCGCGCGCCATTCCAGTCGCGCGCGGCGTCCGCGACCGCGTCGGCGAGGCTCGCCGCCGCGAGCACGCGCAGCGGCGCGCGCTCGTCGGCGCGCGCGCCGTGCGCGGGAAGCGCGGCCAGGACGGCGACGAACGAGAGCGCGGAGAGCGAGAGCGCCGTCGGCATGGTGCGATCCTAGTCGCGCCGCGGCGCTTCCCGGAATCCGATCGCGCGCGCGGGCGCGTTCCCGCTGCCTTCGCGCTCAGCGTCGTGCGCGTCGCGCGTGTCCCCCCGCCGTCTTGCCACCGGTCTTCGCCGTCTTCGAGGGGCGCGGCTTCGCCGACTCCCGCCGGACCAGGTCGGCGACCGTCGTCTCGTCGAGGAACCGATCGAGCTCGCCCGTGAGCCGCCTCCAGTGGACGTGCGCCGAGCACGGGTCGGCATCGCTGCAGACGGGGCGGCCGAGCAGGCAGGCCTGGTCGCAGAGGCCGGGCTCGACGGCGTCGACGATGCGCGAGAGTGCGAGCTCCTCGGGCGGGAGCGCCAGCCGGAAGCCGCCGCTCGGGCCGCGTCCCGACGTGAGAACGCCCCGCTTGGCGAGGGAGTGGAGCGTCTTCGAGAGGTAGTTGCGGGGAATGCCGAGGGCCTCCGCCATCTCGCCGACCGTCGCGGGTCGGTCCTCCGGTCCGAGCTCGGCGAGCAGCACGGCGGCGCGGAGCGCATAGCGGGTCGTGAGGGAGAACATCAGGCGACGCCCCCCCGGCGACCTTCCCGCCGGCGCACGTTGCAAAAGATCATATGTTCATGATAAACACGCTTCGATGGACGAGGGGGGCGAGAGCGTCCTCCCCGCACTCTCCGACACGAGGAGCACGCCCCGATGCTCACGAAGTCCCAGGCTCGAGCCTTCTTCGCAGGCGGCACCATCTTCTTCTCCGCGATCTTCGTGCTGCTCACCGTCGACACGCTCCGCAAGATTCCCGCAAGACAGAACTCCGATCGGATGACGGCTTCCGTCGTGCGCGGCAAGACGATCTGGGAAGCGAACAACTGCATGGGGTGCCACACCATCCTGGGCGAGGGCGCCTACTACGCTCCCGAGCTCACGCGCGTCGTCGAACGCCGCGGTGAGGAGTGGATCCGACTCTTCCTTCGCGATCCGGAGGCGATGTATCCCGGACGGCGTCGGATGGCGCGGTACGGGTTCGGCGAGGAGGAGATCACGGACGTGATCGCCTTCCTCGGCTGGATCGGCGAGATCGACACGAACGGCTTTCCGCCGGAGCCCGACCTGCGACCCGCGACCGCACTCGCGGCCCGCAGCGACGCGCCCGCCTCGGCGCGCCCAGCCTACTTCGATCGCGTGTGCATCGCCTGTCACTCGCTCGGGGGGCAGGGCGGTGTGGTCGGGCCCGCACTCGACGGCGTCGCGTCGCGGATGGACCCGGCAACGCTCGACCGCTGGCTCGCGAATCCGCAGGCCGTGAAGCCGGGCACGGCGATGCCGGATCTGCGACTTCCCGACGATGTTCGCCGCGAGCTGGTCGCCTGGCTCAGCGGCCTCGAGTAGGAGCCGACCATGAAGTTCCGATCCCAGCGCGTCTCCTATCTCTTCTTCGCGACGTCGATGCTGCTGTTCGCCCTCCAGCTCGTCTTCGGCTTCGTCATGGGCTTCGCGCACATGGGCTACGACGTCCTGCACGACGTGCTCCCGTTCAACGCTGCGCGCACGTCGCACATCAACCTGCTCGTGATGTGGCTGCTGTCCGGATTCATGGGCTCCGCCTACTACATCGTTCCCGAGGAGGCCGACCGCGAGCTCGTGAGCGAGCGGCTCGCCGTCGTGCAGTGGGCGGGACTCGTGATCGTCGGCGTGACTGCGCTCGTCGGCTTCCAGTTCGGATGGTGGGAGGGACGCAAGTTCCTCGAGATTCCGCGCCCGCTCGACTACCTCGTCGTCGCCGACGTGCTGCTCTTCCTGTACGTCGTGGGGCGCACCGCGCTCGGGGCGCCGCGATTCACCACGACGGGGAGCGTGCTGCTCGTCGGGCTCGTCGCGGCGGCGCTGCTCTACCTGCCCGGCATGATCACGTTCGAGAGCCAGGTGCTCGACTCCTACTTCCGCTGGTGGGTCGTCCACCTGTGGGTCGAAGGTGTCTGGGAGCTGATCATGGGCGGCGTGCTGTCGTTCCTGTTGATCAAGCTGACGGGCGTGGATCGGGAGCTGATCGAGAAGTGGTTGTACGTGATCGTCGGCTTCACGTTCCTCTCCGGCATCCTCGGGACGGGCCACCACTACTACTACATCGGGACGCCCGAGTACTGGCTGCTCGTCGGCGGCGTGTTCTCGGCACTCGAGCCGCTCGCGTTCCTCGGCATGGCGATGTACGCGGTCACGATGGCGCGGCGCGGAGGGATGACGCACCCGAATCGCATCGCGCTCTTCTGGACGGTCGGATGCGGCGTGATGTCGTTCGTCGGCGCCGGGTTCCTCGGCTTCGCACACACGCTCCCGCAGGTGAACCTGTGGACGCACGGCACCATCATCACCGCGATGCACGGCCACATGGCGTTCTGGGGTGCGTACGCGATGCTCGTGCTCGCGATGATCAGCTATGCGATGCCGAACCTGACGGGTCGCAAGCTCTTCGTCGGGGCGCTCCCGGAGTGGGCCTTCTGGGCGTCGAACGTCGGCATGGTCGGCATGACGGGCGCCTTCGCGGTGGCGGGCATCGCGCAGGTGTACCTCGAGCGAAAGCTCGGCATGGACTTCCTCGCCGTGCAGGAGGCCGTCGAGGTGCACTTCGGCGGCGTCGTGCTCGCGGGCCTGCTCCTGACGTTCGGCATCGCCCTGTTCATCGTGCAGTTCGTACGCTTCGGCCTGCCCAATGACGAAGCGATCCAGCGGTCCTGAGGCCGCGGTCGCGGCGGAGCGAACGGAGGCTCCCTGGTACCGGCCCGTCGCCGACGAGTGCGACGTGTTCGAGCGCGCGTTCGCGCTGCGGACGCCGCTGCTCCTCAAGGGGCCGACGGGATGCGGCAAGTCGCGGCTCGTGGAGCACATGGCCGCGCGGCTCGGACGCCCGCTGGTCACGGTCGCGTGCCACGACGAGACGTCCGCGGTCGACCTGACGGGGCGCTATCTGCTCGAGGGAGGCGAGACCGTCTGGAAGGACGGGCCGGTGACGCGCGCCGTGCGCAGCGGAGCGATCCTCTACCTCGACGAGCTCGCGGAAGCGCGCAGCGACGTCGTCGTGGTGATCCATCCGCTGGCCGACCATCGACGAACGCTGCACGTCGACCGGCGGGACGAGACGCTCGTCGCTCCCGACGAGTTCATGCTCGTGGCGAGCTTCAATCCCGGCTACCAGCGAGGGCTGAAGGAGCTCAAGCCGTCGACGCGACAGCGATTCGTCGCGCTCTCGTTCGACCATCCGAAGCCCGACGTCGAGTGCGAGATCCTCGAGGGAGAGACGGGCCTCGATGCAGGCCGCGCGCGCAGGCTCGTGGCGCTCGCGGGAAGGCTGCGGGCGATGGAGGAGCTCGGACTCGCAGAGCGGCCGTCGACCCGCCTGCTCGTGAACGCCGCCCGGCTGCTGCAGGCGGGCGTCGCGCCGCGCGCCGCATGCAGCCACGCGATCGTCGAGGCGTTGACCGACGACGAGGAGATCGCGGCCGGCCTGCGCGACCTCGTCGCGCTGGCGTTCTGAGGATGGATTGGCGCGGCATCCTCGACTGGGAGGAAGGGGTCTTCCGCGCGCTCCACGCCAGGTGGCGAAGGCTTCGCCCCCGGTCGCGCGACACGGCGACCGACGCGCACGCCATCGCATTCGCCGACGTGCGTACGCGCATGGCGGTGCTCGCACGGGCGCTGACCGGCGCGCCGGTGCGGCTGCGCGCGGCGCGCGGGGTCGGCGGGATCCGCGGCGGCGAGATGCTGATCCCCGAGCGCACGTGCATCGCGGCCGACGCCGCGCTCAACCTCGACGCGCTTCGCGTCCAGGTCGTCGTCCTCGCCGGGCTCCTGCGGCTCGCGCCGGCACGCGCGCCGACGGAGGCGACGTACGAAGCCGCACTCGATGCATTGAGGCTCGCGCGCGCCGCCGTCGACATGGCGTCGGTCGACCTGCCCGGCTTTCGCGCGCTCCACGATCGCGTGATGGCGCGCGTGCTCGCGGCGCGCATCGCCGCAGGGACGCGAGCCGCGGGGCTCGAGGCGGCGCTCGAGGACGCGCGCCGCGCCGCGATCGCGGGTGGGCGCCCCTGGCTCGACGCAGGAGTCCGCGAACGTCTCGTCGGCGCGCGCAGGGGAAGGAACCGCAGCGCTCCGGTCGCGGTGTGGGGCGAGTGGATCGCATCGATCGACGCGCACCCTTCGAGGGACGTCG
This genomic interval from Myxococcota bacterium contains the following:
- a CDS encoding nitronate monooxygenase family protein codes for the protein MRTPICDQLGIEFPIFAFSHCRDVVAAVANAGGFGVLGALAFEPEQLEIELAWIDDHVDGRPYGVDFAMPASYVGKGGGEQASAASLRAMIPEEHWQFANAVLAEHGVPPLPEGSGARKTKAAGLGVDEEGPGQVDVSLAHPNVKLLVNALGPPPAYVVERAHAKGVLVGALAGSVEHARKQVEQGVDVIVAQGTEAGGHTGEVATMVLVPDVVDAVGGRVPVLAAGGIGSGRQMAAALALGAQGVWTGSIWLTVAESAVEPHVVEKLLVAGSRDAVRSRSMTGKPARQLRTAWTEAWERPGAPKTLPMPLQGILYSEMAHRFVRARDPELSGSPVGQIVSRMNEVRSSRDVVREMVEECVETLDRVNALFGRD
- a CDS encoding ATP-binding cassette domain-containing protein: MLELALRHRFRGFALDVEIATRGPVLGVFGASGSGKTTLLHAIAGLLRPDAARIAVRGREVARVPGGAWTPPERRRFALVDQDALLFPHLGVRANLAFAPGARARLASEEGQRTLDVLRIAPLLDRGVASLSGGERQRVALARALLAAPELLLLDEPTSALDAELARDVLGLLLQLKRQLGTAMVFVTHRAPELLALADDCVVLAGGRVAAHGTPVDVLRRPRALGVASLAGVDNLLRLTALRSDARAGTTLLDLGHGMALAAPLCDALPGAPVDVGFYAEDVLLCLEAPRGTSGRNALACEAETVEPLGRDVLVALRVGATRVLARVTPGAAEELGLAPGLALVAVVKTSAVHLLGEAAGRSGT
- the modB gene encoding molybdate ABC transporter permease subunit, encoding MAFGEAEREVVALSIRVAVLAVAASLVPGVLTGWLLARWRHPLRPLVQGVVMLPLVLPPVVTGYLLLFALGRSRPLGRAWHALTGEHVAYTTGACVVAAAVVGFPLLVEAIRLAIAGVDARLEQASRTLGRGRIDTFARVTLPLALPGVASGAVLAFARALGEFGATIVLAGNVAGETRTIPVAVYTLLNVRDGEPAALALVAASVALSLVALLGSFWLSARAHRP
- the modA gene encoding molybdate ABC transporter substrate-binding protein; translated protein: MPTALSLSALSFVAVLAALPAHGARADERAPLRVLAAASLADAVADAARDWNGARVEASFGASSALARQVRDGAPGDVFLSASRAWMDFLRDAGALAGEPVVVARNRLVCIAPRGRGEALAGAGVTGPRALAGALDDDARIAIADEGVPAGEYARAALASSGADEALRGRLVGQRDVRAVLYAVEAGEVDAGFVYATDARVADVDVVFAFDPATHPPIEYLAAALRGARAPAEARRFLDHLRSAAVRARLAAAGFALP
- a CDS encoding Rrf2 family transcriptional regulator, translated to MFSLTTRYALRAAVLLAELGPEDRPATVGEMAEALGIPRNYLSKTLHSLAKRGVLTSGRGPSGGFRLALPPEELALSRIVDAVEPGLCDQACLLGRPVCSDADPCSAHVHWRRLTGELDRFLDETTVADLVRRESAKPRPSKTAKTGGKTAGGHARRARR
- a CDS encoding c-type cytochrome, with amino-acid sequence MLTKSQARAFFAGGTIFFSAIFVLLTVDTLRKIPARQNSDRMTASVVRGKTIWEANNCMGCHTILGEGAYYAPELTRVVERRGEEWIRLFLRDPEAMYPGRRRMARYGFGEEEITDVIAFLGWIGEIDTNGFPPEPDLRPATALAARSDAPASARPAYFDRVCIACHSLGGQGGVVGPALDGVASRMDPATLDRWLANPQAVKPGTAMPDLRLPDDVRRELVAWLSGLE
- a CDS encoding cbb3-type cytochrome c oxidase subunit I → MKFRSQRVSYLFFATSMLLFALQLVFGFVMGFAHMGYDVLHDVLPFNAARTSHINLLVMWLLSGFMGSAYYIVPEEADRELVSERLAVVQWAGLVIVGVTALVGFQFGWWEGRKFLEIPRPLDYLVVADVLLFLYVVGRTALGAPRFTTTGSVLLVGLVAAALLYLPGMITFESQVLDSYFRWWVVHLWVEGVWELIMGGVLSFLLIKLTGVDRELIEKWLYVIVGFTFLSGILGTGHHYYYIGTPEYWLLVGGVFSALEPLAFLGMAMYAVTMARRGGMTHPNRIALFWTVGCGVMSFVGAGFLGFAHTLPQVNLWTHGTIITAMHGHMAFWGAYAMLVLAMISYAMPNLTGRKLFVGALPEWAFWASNVGMVGMTGAFAVAGIAQVYLERKLGMDFLAVQEAVEVHFGGVVLAGLLLTFGIALFIVQFVRFGLPNDEAIQRS
- a CDS encoding CbbQ/NirQ/NorQ/GpvN family protein, whose product is MTKRSSGPEAAVAAERTEAPWYRPVADECDVFERAFALRTPLLLKGPTGCGKSRLVEHMAARLGRPLVTVACHDETSAVDLTGRYLLEGGETVWKDGPVTRAVRSGAILYLDELAEARSDVVVVIHPLADHRRTLHVDRRDETLVAPDEFMLVASFNPGYQRGLKELKPSTRQRFVALSFDHPKPDVECEILEGETGLDAGRARRLVALAGRLRAMEELGLAERPSTRLLVNAARLLQAGVAPRAACSHAIVEALTDDEEIAAGLRDLVALAF